A part of Oncorhynchus clarkii lewisi isolate Uvic-CL-2024 chromosome 17, UVic_Ocla_1.0, whole genome shotgun sequence genomic DNA contains:
- the LOC139370755 gene encoding phosphatidate phosphatase LPIN2-like isoform X4 — MNYVGQLAESVFVTVKELYRGLNPATLTGGIDVIVVRQPDGSLQCSPFHVRFGKLGVLRSKEKVVDIEINGEPVYLQMKLGDNGEAFFVEENEDFESRVPAHLCTSPILIELPEGAEETFEGPPTSGSTRRKKRRRKRIRSDSHLRDDGSSSSDEREREREQTEQESPSKEELTTSMLASKSVYFSLSEQPYEELGAVQTRDVHPHSEGEWSPSESSVFYSRPSSPKSDSELLVKPQESSGPQMQWNWGGFPKMCLAERGMVEVQRVSPGIHCSDSSHFRTIQWQDSFDMGQEPGFSCGRANSSVTVVVRPKPRTGPAVPHTETSPIDLERTSKRSSSPYHPTAEPLTLASLAMASIDSSQAPGHTKTQPQVETLQAGEEGAKESASNLELKEARSSLANIVSIANGGNTDSLASEGSIGDVECVANTVSLIENDCIDTPIPPKKGSKAGTTSTDRLASNRIDTLANTASLPDAASLANAAGPNIFTESLDRIEHPDQHSALPETNGQGFAEGVIVSEGNSGIKPCTEGGEEMEIKSVMPDRATEGSLTNQAAESIGVTDMGATEALGEEHSGSAVTTGKAEHRDKKKGKRSQHLGPSDIYLDDLSNLDPEVAALYFPPKGETEGSSRPGAEQGSGSGNQSPQSVGSGAMDSGTEYLSDSTSDHMEVSMSLCGRTGHTSQINKDKFMEQVVNYQDLVSNPGLIEDPNLVICINSKYYNWAVAAPMVLSMQVFQKNLPKSAIDQLVKDKMPKKSGRWWFSWRRKDMDTNPNQPGENSKQDQEKAQAETEEASASVSGHSTTILATLDDLTSDEEAGLGRDGSLSSETSETMTTAQCFSQMYRKSLRLTSDQIERLNLREGANKVVFSVTTQYQGTCRCEAAIYLWNWDDRVVISDIDGTITKSDALGHILPQLGKDWTHQGIARLYHKIHQNGYKFLYCSARAIGMADITKGYLQWVNDKGTVLPKGPVLLAPSSFFSALHREVVEKKPEVFKVACLTDIRDLFNPQRQPFYAAFGNRTNDAYAYKKVGVPDTRIFTVNPKGELIQEKTKGNKSSYTHLGELVEHFFPEISKDGTSSSFHCPEYSHFSYWREPLPPLDMSSLD, encoded by the exons GTGGACATTGAGATCAACGGGGAGCCAGTTTACCTGCAAATGAAGCTGGGGGACAACGGAGAAGCTTTTTTTGTGGAGGAAAATGAGGACTTTGAG TCCAGAGTGCCAGCCCACCTCTGTACGTCACCCATCCTCATCGAGCTCCCGGAGGGGGCAGAGGAGACCTTCGAAGGCCCCCCCACTTCCGGTAGCACACGCAGGAAAAAGCGGCGGCGCAAACGCATACGCTCCGACTCCCACCTAAGAGATGACGGCAGCTCCTCGTccgatgagagggagagagagcgggagcagACTGAACAGGAGAGCCCTTCCAAAGAAGAGCTCACCACATCCATGCTCGCCAG TAAGTCGGTGTACTTCTCGCTGTCTGAGCAACCGTATGAAGAGTTGGGGGCCGTGCAGACCAGGGACGTACACCCTCACTCAGAGGGAGAGTGGTCCCCCTCAGAGAGCAG tgtgttctacagTCGTCCATCCTCCCCCAAGAGTGACTCTGAGCTGCTGGTGAAGCCTCAGGAGTCCTCAGGGCCTCAGATGCAGTGGAACTGGGGTGGCTTTCCAAAG ATGTGTTTGGCGGAGAGGGGGATGGTGGAGGTGCAGCGCGTCTCCCCTGGCATCCACTGCTCGGACAGCTCCCACTTCCGCACCATCCAGTGGCAGGACTCCTTCGACATGGGCCAGGAGCCCGGTTTCAGCTGTGGCCGAGCGAACAGTAGCGTAACGGTGGTGGTCAGGCCCAAGCCCCGTACCGGACCAGCGGTCCCACACACGGAGACTTCCCCCATAGACCTGGAGAGAACCTCTAAGAGAAGCTCCAGCCCATATCACCCCACCGCAGAGCCACTGACTTTAGCATCATTAGCGATGGCTAGCATAGACTCTTCCCAGGCTCCAGGGCATACAAAAACGCAGCCCCAAGTAGAGACCCTGcaggcaggggaggagggagccaAGGAGTCTGCATCCAACCTGGAGCTGAAAGAGGCAAGATCCTCCCTGGCTAACATAGTTAGCATTGCTAATGGAGGAAATACTGATAGCCTAGCTAGCGAAGGAAGCATAGGCGATGTTGAATGTGTAGCTAACACAGTTAGCCTAATTGAAAACGACTGCATAGACACACCCATCCCACCCAAAAAGGGTAGCAAAGCTGGCACAACCAGCACAGACAGGCTAGCTAGCAACAGGATAGATACTTTAGCAAACACTGCTAGCTTACCTGACGCTGCTAGCTTAGCCAATGCAGCAGGTCCCAACATTTTCACAGAGTCTCTCGATAGGATAGAACACCCAGACCAGCACAGTGCCTTACCAGAAACCAATGGACAGGGGTTTGCAGAAGGAGTTATCGTGAGTGAGGGCAACAGCGGGATCAAGCCCTGCactgagggaggggaggagatggagataaAATCTGTTATGCCGGACAGAGCCACAGAGGGCTCCCTGACCAATCAGGCTGCGGAGAGTATTGGAGTGACAGACATGGGAGCCACTGAGGCTCTGGGGGAGGAGCATTCTGGCTCAGCAGTCACAACGGGCAAAGCAGAGCACCGAGACAAGAAGAAAG GTAAACGCAGTCAGCACCTAGGACCCTCTGACATCTACCTGGACGACCTGTCTAACCTTGACCCAGAGGTGGCAGCTCTCTACTTCCCGCCTAAAGG TGAGACAGAAGGGAGCTCGCGGCCGGGTGCTGAGCAAGGGTCTGGGTCTGGTAACCAGTCTCCCCAGTCGGTGGGCAGCGGGGCCATGGACAGCGGAACAGAGTACCTGTCGGACTCCACCTCCGACCACATGGAAGTCAGCATGTCCCTGTGCGGCCGCACCGGCCACACCAGCCAAATcaacaaag ATAAGTTTATGGAGCAAGTTGTGAACTACCAAGATTTGGTGAGCAACCCTGGACTTATCGAAGATCCAAATCTGGTTATCTGCATCAACTCAAA GTACTATAACTGGGCAGTAGCTGCCCCTATGGTCCTGTCAATGCAAGTCTTTCAAAAGAATCTACCAAAG aGTGCCATTGACCAGCTGGTGAAGGATAAGATGCCCAAAAAGTCTGGCCGCTGGTGGTTCTCCTGGAGGAGGAAGGACATGGACACTAACCCAAACCAG CCTGGAGAGAATTCCAAGCAGGATCAAGAGAAGGCACAAGCAGAGACTGAAGAAGCCTCAGCCTCTGTTTCCGGTCACTCAACAACGATACT GGCCACTCTCGATGACCTGACAAGCGACGAGGAGGCGGGCCTGGGCCGAGATGGCAGCCTATCATCAGAGACCTCCGAGACCATGACCACCGCCCAGTGTTTCAGCCAGATGTACCGGAAGTCCCTACGCCTCACTTCCGATCAGATA GAGCGGTTGAACCTACGGGAAGGGGCCAACAAGGTTGTGTTCAGCGTGACCACTCAGTACCAGGGCACCTGTCGCTGCGAGGCTGCCATCTACCTGTGGAACTGGGACGACCGCGTTGTCATCTCAGACATCGACGGCACCATCACCAA GTCTGATGCGCTTGGGCATATCCTACCTCAGCTGGGGAAAGACTGGACGCACCAGGGCATCGCCCGACTCTACCACAAAATCCACCA gaACGGCTACAAGTTCCTGTACTGTTCGGCGCGGGCCATCGGCATGGCCGATATCACCAAGGGCTACCTGCAGTGGGTGAACGACAAAGGCACCGTCCTCCCCAAGGGCCCTGTGCTGCTGGCCCCCAGCAGTTTCTTCTCTGCCCTGCACAGAGAGGTGGTGGAGAAAAAGCCTGAGGTGTTTAAGGTCGCCTGCCTTACCGACATCCGAGATCTGTTCAACCCCCAGAGGCAGCCCTTCTACGCAGCCTTCGGTAACAGGACCAAT GATGCCTATGCCTATAAGAAGGTGGGTGTCCCTGACACCAGGATCTTCACTGTGAACCCCAAAGGAGAGCTCATTCAAGAGAAGACCAAAGGGAACAAGTCATC gtacacacacctcgGTGAGCTGGTGGAGCACTTCTTCCCTGAGATCTCCAAGGATGGGACTTCATCCTCCTTCCACTGCCCTGAGTACAGCCACTTCTCCTACTGGAGAGAGCCCCTACCACCACTGGACATGTCCTCTCTGgactag
- the LOC139370755 gene encoding phosphatidate phosphatase LPIN2-like isoform X1, with protein MAEGGSREQGLVGKVQLHFSLLSQTMNYVGQLAESVFVTVKELYRGLNPATLTGGIDVIVVRQPDGSLQCSPFHVRFGKLGVLRSKEKVVDIEINGEPVYLQMKLGDNGEAFFVEENEDFESRVPAHLCTSPILIELPEGAEETFEGPPTSGSTRRKKRRRKRIRSDSHLRDDGSSSSDEREREREQTEQESPSKEELTTSMLASKSVYFSLSEQPYEELGAVQTRDVHPHSEGEWSPSESSVFYSRPSSPKSDSELLVKPQESSGPQMQWNWGGFPKMCLAERGMVEVQRVSPGIHCSDSSHFRTIQWQDSFDMGQEPGFSCGRANSSVTVVVRPKPRTGPAVPHTETSPIDLERTSKRSSSPYHPTAEPLTLASLAMASIDSSQAPGHTKTQPQVETLQAGEEGAKESASNLELKEARSSLANIVSIANGGNTDSLASEGSIGDVECVANTVSLIENDCIDTPIPPKKGSKAGTTSTDRLASNRIDTLANTASLPDAASLANAAGPNIFTESLDRIEHPDQHSALPETNGQGFAEGVIVSEGNSGIKPCTEGGEEMEIKSVMPDRATEGSLTNQAAESIGVTDMGATEALGEEHSGSAVTTGKAEHRDKKKVSVLLCFVNTGKRSQHLGPSDIYLDDLSNLDPEVAALYFPPKGETEGSSRPGAEQGSGSGNQSPQSVGSGAMDSGTEYLSDSTSDHMEVSMSLCGRTGHTSQINKDKFMEQVVNYQDLVSNPGLIEDPNLVICINSKYYNWAVAAPMVLSMQVFQKNLPKSAIDQLVKDKMPKKSGRWWFSWRRKDMDTNPNQPGENSKQDQEKAQAETEEASASVSGHSTTILATLDDLTSDEEAGLGRDGSLSSETSETMTTAQCFSQMYRKSLRLTSDQIERLNLREGANKVVFSVTTQYQGTCRCEAAIYLWNWDDRVVISDIDGTITKSDALGHILPQLGKDWTHQGIARLYHKIHQNGYKFLYCSARAIGMADITKGYLQWVNDKGTVLPKGPVLLAPSSFFSALHREVVEKKPEVFKVACLTDIRDLFNPQRQPFYAAFGNRTNDAYAYKKVGVPDTRIFTVNPKGELIQEKTKGNKSSYTHLGELVEHFFPEISKDGTSSSFHCPEYSHFSYWREPLPPLDMSSLD; from the exons GTGGACATTGAGATCAACGGGGAGCCAGTTTACCTGCAAATGAAGCTGGGGGACAACGGAGAAGCTTTTTTTGTGGAGGAAAATGAGGACTTTGAG TCCAGAGTGCCAGCCCACCTCTGTACGTCACCCATCCTCATCGAGCTCCCGGAGGGGGCAGAGGAGACCTTCGAAGGCCCCCCCACTTCCGGTAGCACACGCAGGAAAAAGCGGCGGCGCAAACGCATACGCTCCGACTCCCACCTAAGAGATGACGGCAGCTCCTCGTccgatgagagggagagagagcgggagcagACTGAACAGGAGAGCCCTTCCAAAGAAGAGCTCACCACATCCATGCTCGCCAG TAAGTCGGTGTACTTCTCGCTGTCTGAGCAACCGTATGAAGAGTTGGGGGCCGTGCAGACCAGGGACGTACACCCTCACTCAGAGGGAGAGTGGTCCCCCTCAGAGAGCAG tgtgttctacagTCGTCCATCCTCCCCCAAGAGTGACTCTGAGCTGCTGGTGAAGCCTCAGGAGTCCTCAGGGCCTCAGATGCAGTGGAACTGGGGTGGCTTTCCAAAG ATGTGTTTGGCGGAGAGGGGGATGGTGGAGGTGCAGCGCGTCTCCCCTGGCATCCACTGCTCGGACAGCTCCCACTTCCGCACCATCCAGTGGCAGGACTCCTTCGACATGGGCCAGGAGCCCGGTTTCAGCTGTGGCCGAGCGAACAGTAGCGTAACGGTGGTGGTCAGGCCCAAGCCCCGTACCGGACCAGCGGTCCCACACACGGAGACTTCCCCCATAGACCTGGAGAGAACCTCTAAGAGAAGCTCCAGCCCATATCACCCCACCGCAGAGCCACTGACTTTAGCATCATTAGCGATGGCTAGCATAGACTCTTCCCAGGCTCCAGGGCATACAAAAACGCAGCCCCAAGTAGAGACCCTGcaggcaggggaggagggagccaAGGAGTCTGCATCCAACCTGGAGCTGAAAGAGGCAAGATCCTCCCTGGCTAACATAGTTAGCATTGCTAATGGAGGAAATACTGATAGCCTAGCTAGCGAAGGAAGCATAGGCGATGTTGAATGTGTAGCTAACACAGTTAGCCTAATTGAAAACGACTGCATAGACACACCCATCCCACCCAAAAAGGGTAGCAAAGCTGGCACAACCAGCACAGACAGGCTAGCTAGCAACAGGATAGATACTTTAGCAAACACTGCTAGCTTACCTGACGCTGCTAGCTTAGCCAATGCAGCAGGTCCCAACATTTTCACAGAGTCTCTCGATAGGATAGAACACCCAGACCAGCACAGTGCCTTACCAGAAACCAATGGACAGGGGTTTGCAGAAGGAGTTATCGTGAGTGAGGGCAACAGCGGGATCAAGCCCTGCactgagggaggggaggagatggagataaAATCTGTTATGCCGGACAGAGCCACAGAGGGCTCCCTGACCAATCAGGCTGCGGAGAGTATTGGAGTGACAGACATGGGAGCCACTGAGGCTCTGGGGGAGGAGCATTCTGGCTCAGCAGTCACAACGGGCAAAGCAGAGCACCGAGACAAGAAGAAAG TCTCTGTGCTGCTGTGCTTTGTGAACACAGGTAAACGCAGTCAGCACCTAGGACCCTCTGACATCTACCTGGACGACCTGTCTAACCTTGACCCAGAGGTGGCAGCTCTCTACTTCCCGCCTAAAGG TGAGACAGAAGGGAGCTCGCGGCCGGGTGCTGAGCAAGGGTCTGGGTCTGGTAACCAGTCTCCCCAGTCGGTGGGCAGCGGGGCCATGGACAGCGGAACAGAGTACCTGTCGGACTCCACCTCCGACCACATGGAAGTCAGCATGTCCCTGTGCGGCCGCACCGGCCACACCAGCCAAATcaacaaag ATAAGTTTATGGAGCAAGTTGTGAACTACCAAGATTTGGTGAGCAACCCTGGACTTATCGAAGATCCAAATCTGGTTATCTGCATCAACTCAAA GTACTATAACTGGGCAGTAGCTGCCCCTATGGTCCTGTCAATGCAAGTCTTTCAAAAGAATCTACCAAAG aGTGCCATTGACCAGCTGGTGAAGGATAAGATGCCCAAAAAGTCTGGCCGCTGGTGGTTCTCCTGGAGGAGGAAGGACATGGACACTAACCCAAACCAG CCTGGAGAGAATTCCAAGCAGGATCAAGAGAAGGCACAAGCAGAGACTGAAGAAGCCTCAGCCTCTGTTTCCGGTCACTCAACAACGATACT GGCCACTCTCGATGACCTGACAAGCGACGAGGAGGCGGGCCTGGGCCGAGATGGCAGCCTATCATCAGAGACCTCCGAGACCATGACCACCGCCCAGTGTTTCAGCCAGATGTACCGGAAGTCCCTACGCCTCACTTCCGATCAGATA GAGCGGTTGAACCTACGGGAAGGGGCCAACAAGGTTGTGTTCAGCGTGACCACTCAGTACCAGGGCACCTGTCGCTGCGAGGCTGCCATCTACCTGTGGAACTGGGACGACCGCGTTGTCATCTCAGACATCGACGGCACCATCACCAA GTCTGATGCGCTTGGGCATATCCTACCTCAGCTGGGGAAAGACTGGACGCACCAGGGCATCGCCCGACTCTACCACAAAATCCACCA gaACGGCTACAAGTTCCTGTACTGTTCGGCGCGGGCCATCGGCATGGCCGATATCACCAAGGGCTACCTGCAGTGGGTGAACGACAAAGGCACCGTCCTCCCCAAGGGCCCTGTGCTGCTGGCCCCCAGCAGTTTCTTCTCTGCCCTGCACAGAGAGGTGGTGGAGAAAAAGCCTGAGGTGTTTAAGGTCGCCTGCCTTACCGACATCCGAGATCTGTTCAACCCCCAGAGGCAGCCCTTCTACGCAGCCTTCGGTAACAGGACCAAT GATGCCTATGCCTATAAGAAGGTGGGTGTCCCTGACACCAGGATCTTCACTGTGAACCCCAAAGGAGAGCTCATTCAAGAGAAGACCAAAGGGAACAAGTCATC gtacacacacctcgGTGAGCTGGTGGAGCACTTCTTCCCTGAGATCTCCAAGGATGGGACTTCATCCTCCTTCCACTGCCCTGAGTACAGCCACTTCTCCTACTGGAGAGAGCCCCTACCACCACTGGACATGTCCTCTCTGgactag
- the LOC139370755 gene encoding phosphatidate phosphatase LPIN2-like isoform X3, giving the protein MNYVGQLAESVFVTVKELYRGLNPATLTGGIDVIVVRQPDGSLQCSPFHVRFGKLGVLRSKEKVVDIEINGEPVYLQMKLGDNGEAFFVEENEDFESRVPAHLCTSPILIELPEGAEETFEGPPTSGSTRRKKRRRKRIRSDSHLRDDGSSSSDEREREREQTEQESPSKEELTTSMLASKSVYFSLSEQPYEELGAVQTRDVHPHSEGEWSPSESSVFYSRPSSPKSDSELLVKPQESSGPQMQWNWGGFPKMCLAERGMVEVQRVSPGIHCSDSSHFRTIQWQDSFDMGQEPGFSCGRANSSVTVVVRPKPRTGPAVPHTETSPIDLERTSKRSSSPYHPTAEPLTLASLAMASIDSSQAPGHTKTQPQVETLQAGEEGAKESASNLELKEARSSLANIVSIANGGNTDSLASEGSIGDVECVANTVSLIENDCIDTPIPPKKGSKAGTTSTDRLASNRIDTLANTASLPDAASLANAAGPNIFTESLDRIEHPDQHSALPETNGQGFAEGVIVSEGNSGIKPCTEGGEEMEIKSVMPDRATEGSLTNQAAESIGVTDMGATEALGEEHSGSAVTTGKAEHRDKKKVSVLLCFVNTGKRSQHLGPSDIYLDDLSNLDPEVAALYFPPKGETEGSSRPGAEQGSGSGNQSPQSVGSGAMDSGTEYLSDSTSDHMEVSMSLCGRTGHTSQINKDKFMEQVVNYQDLVSNPGLIEDPNLVICINSKYYNWAVAAPMVLSMQVFQKNLPKSAIDQLVKDKMPKKSGRWWFSWRRKDMDTNPNQPGENSKQDQEKAQAETEEASASVSGHSTTILATLDDLTSDEEAGLGRDGSLSSETSETMTTAQCFSQMYRKSLRLTSDQIERLNLREGANKVVFSVTTQYQGTCRCEAAIYLWNWDDRVVISDIDGTITKSDALGHILPQLGKDWTHQGIARLYHKIHQNGYKFLYCSARAIGMADITKGYLQWVNDKGTVLPKGPVLLAPSSFFSALHREVVEKKPEVFKVACLTDIRDLFNPQRQPFYAAFGNRTNDAYAYKKVGVPDTRIFTVNPKGELIQEKTKGNKSSYTHLGELVEHFFPEISKDGTSSSFHCPEYSHFSYWREPLPPLDMSSLD; this is encoded by the exons GTGGACATTGAGATCAACGGGGAGCCAGTTTACCTGCAAATGAAGCTGGGGGACAACGGAGAAGCTTTTTTTGTGGAGGAAAATGAGGACTTTGAG TCCAGAGTGCCAGCCCACCTCTGTACGTCACCCATCCTCATCGAGCTCCCGGAGGGGGCAGAGGAGACCTTCGAAGGCCCCCCCACTTCCGGTAGCACACGCAGGAAAAAGCGGCGGCGCAAACGCATACGCTCCGACTCCCACCTAAGAGATGACGGCAGCTCCTCGTccgatgagagggagagagagcgggagcagACTGAACAGGAGAGCCCTTCCAAAGAAGAGCTCACCACATCCATGCTCGCCAG TAAGTCGGTGTACTTCTCGCTGTCTGAGCAACCGTATGAAGAGTTGGGGGCCGTGCAGACCAGGGACGTACACCCTCACTCAGAGGGAGAGTGGTCCCCCTCAGAGAGCAG tgtgttctacagTCGTCCATCCTCCCCCAAGAGTGACTCTGAGCTGCTGGTGAAGCCTCAGGAGTCCTCAGGGCCTCAGATGCAGTGGAACTGGGGTGGCTTTCCAAAG ATGTGTTTGGCGGAGAGGGGGATGGTGGAGGTGCAGCGCGTCTCCCCTGGCATCCACTGCTCGGACAGCTCCCACTTCCGCACCATCCAGTGGCAGGACTCCTTCGACATGGGCCAGGAGCCCGGTTTCAGCTGTGGCCGAGCGAACAGTAGCGTAACGGTGGTGGTCAGGCCCAAGCCCCGTACCGGACCAGCGGTCCCACACACGGAGACTTCCCCCATAGACCTGGAGAGAACCTCTAAGAGAAGCTCCAGCCCATATCACCCCACCGCAGAGCCACTGACTTTAGCATCATTAGCGATGGCTAGCATAGACTCTTCCCAGGCTCCAGGGCATACAAAAACGCAGCCCCAAGTAGAGACCCTGcaggcaggggaggagggagccaAGGAGTCTGCATCCAACCTGGAGCTGAAAGAGGCAAGATCCTCCCTGGCTAACATAGTTAGCATTGCTAATGGAGGAAATACTGATAGCCTAGCTAGCGAAGGAAGCATAGGCGATGTTGAATGTGTAGCTAACACAGTTAGCCTAATTGAAAACGACTGCATAGACACACCCATCCCACCCAAAAAGGGTAGCAAAGCTGGCACAACCAGCACAGACAGGCTAGCTAGCAACAGGATAGATACTTTAGCAAACACTGCTAGCTTACCTGACGCTGCTAGCTTAGCCAATGCAGCAGGTCCCAACATTTTCACAGAGTCTCTCGATAGGATAGAACACCCAGACCAGCACAGTGCCTTACCAGAAACCAATGGACAGGGGTTTGCAGAAGGAGTTATCGTGAGTGAGGGCAACAGCGGGATCAAGCCCTGCactgagggaggggaggagatggagataaAATCTGTTATGCCGGACAGAGCCACAGAGGGCTCCCTGACCAATCAGGCTGCGGAGAGTATTGGAGTGACAGACATGGGAGCCACTGAGGCTCTGGGGGAGGAGCATTCTGGCTCAGCAGTCACAACGGGCAAAGCAGAGCACCGAGACAAGAAGAAAG TCTCTGTGCTGCTGTGCTTTGTGAACACAGGTAAACGCAGTCAGCACCTAGGACCCTCTGACATCTACCTGGACGACCTGTCTAACCTTGACCCAGAGGTGGCAGCTCTCTACTTCCCGCCTAAAGG TGAGACAGAAGGGAGCTCGCGGCCGGGTGCTGAGCAAGGGTCTGGGTCTGGTAACCAGTCTCCCCAGTCGGTGGGCAGCGGGGCCATGGACAGCGGAACAGAGTACCTGTCGGACTCCACCTCCGACCACATGGAAGTCAGCATGTCCCTGTGCGGCCGCACCGGCCACACCAGCCAAATcaacaaag ATAAGTTTATGGAGCAAGTTGTGAACTACCAAGATTTGGTGAGCAACCCTGGACTTATCGAAGATCCAAATCTGGTTATCTGCATCAACTCAAA GTACTATAACTGGGCAGTAGCTGCCCCTATGGTCCTGTCAATGCAAGTCTTTCAAAAGAATCTACCAAAG aGTGCCATTGACCAGCTGGTGAAGGATAAGATGCCCAAAAAGTCTGGCCGCTGGTGGTTCTCCTGGAGGAGGAAGGACATGGACACTAACCCAAACCAG CCTGGAGAGAATTCCAAGCAGGATCAAGAGAAGGCACAAGCAGAGACTGAAGAAGCCTCAGCCTCTGTTTCCGGTCACTCAACAACGATACT GGCCACTCTCGATGACCTGACAAGCGACGAGGAGGCGGGCCTGGGCCGAGATGGCAGCCTATCATCAGAGACCTCCGAGACCATGACCACCGCCCAGTGTTTCAGCCAGATGTACCGGAAGTCCCTACGCCTCACTTCCGATCAGATA GAGCGGTTGAACCTACGGGAAGGGGCCAACAAGGTTGTGTTCAGCGTGACCACTCAGTACCAGGGCACCTGTCGCTGCGAGGCTGCCATCTACCTGTGGAACTGGGACGACCGCGTTGTCATCTCAGACATCGACGGCACCATCACCAA GTCTGATGCGCTTGGGCATATCCTACCTCAGCTGGGGAAAGACTGGACGCACCAGGGCATCGCCCGACTCTACCACAAAATCCACCA gaACGGCTACAAGTTCCTGTACTGTTCGGCGCGGGCCATCGGCATGGCCGATATCACCAAGGGCTACCTGCAGTGGGTGAACGACAAAGGCACCGTCCTCCCCAAGGGCCCTGTGCTGCTGGCCCCCAGCAGTTTCTTCTCTGCCCTGCACAGAGAGGTGGTGGAGAAAAAGCCTGAGGTGTTTAAGGTCGCCTGCCTTACCGACATCCGAGATCTGTTCAACCCCCAGAGGCAGCCCTTCTACGCAGCCTTCGGTAACAGGACCAAT GATGCCTATGCCTATAAGAAGGTGGGTGTCCCTGACACCAGGATCTTCACTGTGAACCCCAAAGGAGAGCTCATTCAAGAGAAGACCAAAGGGAACAAGTCATC gtacacacacctcgGTGAGCTGGTGGAGCACTTCTTCCCTGAGATCTCCAAGGATGGGACTTCATCCTCCTTCCACTGCCCTGAGTACAGCCACTTCTCCTACTGGAGAGAGCCCCTACCACCACTGGACATGTCCTCTCTGgactag